One window from the genome of Acuticoccus sp. I52.16.1 encodes:
- a CDS encoding SDR family oxidoreductase — protein sequence MKIVVIGGTGLIGSRTVERLRRKGHEVLVASPDRGVDTVTGEGLADALEGASVVIDLANSPSFEDRAVMDFFRTAGRNLLAAEAAAGVTHHIALSVVGTERLQGSGYFRGKLAQEELIRASPIPYTIVHSTQFFEFMGAIAKAGNVDGTFRVSPAAVQPIAADDVADAVADFALAAPLGGIVEIAGPDRLSLSEAVAAYLAAIEDPRRVVADADAPYFGVVLNDGSLVPGPDARIGVTNFADWLAGLAKTSRPQITRRTAAQQPA from the coding sequence ATGAAGATCGTCGTCATCGGCGGCACGGGCCTCATCGGGTCCAGGACCGTGGAGCGCCTGCGCCGCAAGGGGCACGAGGTGCTCGTCGCCTCGCCCGACAGGGGAGTCGATACCGTCACCGGCGAAGGCCTCGCCGACGCGCTCGAGGGCGCGTCCGTGGTGATCGACCTCGCCAACTCGCCCTCCTTCGAAGACCGGGCCGTGATGGACTTCTTCCGGACGGCCGGGCGTAACCTCCTCGCCGCCGAAGCCGCCGCCGGCGTCACCCATCACATCGCGCTCTCCGTCGTGGGGACCGAGCGACTGCAGGGGAGCGGCTACTTCCGCGGCAAGCTCGCGCAGGAGGAGCTGATCCGCGCCTCGCCCATCCCCTACACGATCGTCCACTCGACGCAGTTCTTCGAGTTCATGGGCGCGATTGCCAAGGCCGGCAACGTTGACGGGACCTTCCGCGTCTCGCCCGCCGCCGTTCAGCCGATCGCGGCCGACGACGTCGCCGACGCGGTGGCGGATTTCGCGCTCGCGGCACCTCTGGGCGGCATCGTCGAGATCGCCGGGCCGGACCGTCTTTCGCTCAGCGAAGCCGTCGCTGCGTATCTCGCCGCGATCGAAGATCCGCGCCGTGTCGTGGCCGACGCCGACGCCCCGTATTTCGGCGTGGTGCTGAACGACGGTTCGCTCGTGCCGGGGCCGGACGCGCGCATCGGCGTCACGAACTTCGCCGACTGGCTGGCCGGACTGGCGAAGACGTCCCGGCCGCAAATCACGCGGCGCACCGCCGCGCAGCAGCCGGCCTGA
- a CDS encoding response regulator transcription factor: MERERTIHDRRPASLARSSEAPCVFIVDDDPAVREGITELILSAGFQTIAFGSTQELFDAGVRDVPGCLILDVRMPGTSGLDLQNRLAESGDRKPVIFLTGHGDIPMTVQAMKCGAVDFLTKPVRDQALLDAVLAAIAIDTARRAEAAVVQCHVSRIETLTRRERQVLREVARGRLNKQIAFDLGISEVTVKLHRGNAMRKMEVPSLAALIRLWETLPPDLRDLEPR, from the coding sequence ATGGAGCGCGAACGAACGATCCATGACCGGCGGCCCGCCTCACTGGCACGGTCCAGCGAGGCGCCTTGCGTCTTCATCGTCGACGACGATCCGGCTGTCCGCGAGGGCATCACCGAACTGATCCTGTCGGCGGGCTTTCAGACCATCGCGTTCGGCTCGACCCAGGAGCTCTTCGACGCCGGGGTTCGCGATGTTCCGGGCTGTCTGATCCTCGACGTTCGGATGCCGGGCACCAGCGGGCTCGACCTGCAGAACCGGCTCGCGGAGAGCGGCGACCGCAAGCCCGTCATCTTCCTGACCGGGCACGGCGATATCCCGATGACGGTGCAGGCGATGAAGTGCGGCGCCGTCGACTTTCTCACGAAGCCGGTGCGCGATCAGGCGTTGCTCGACGCCGTGCTGGCCGCGATCGCCATCGACACGGCACGCCGCGCGGAGGCAGCGGTGGTACAATGCCATGTCAGCCGCATCGAAACCCTGACGCGGCGCGAGCGCCAGGTTCTGCGAGAGGTCGCACGTGGGCGCCTGAACAAGCAGATCGCGTTCGATCTCGGCATCAGCGAGGTCACGGTCAAGCTGCATCGTGGCAACGCGATGCGGAAGATGGAGGTCCCGTCCCTCGCCGCTTTGATCCGCCTGTGGGAGACGCTCCCGCCCGACCTGCGTGACTTAGAGCCGCGCTAA
- a CDS encoding response regulator transcription factor: protein MNALRPVVAIVDDDPRLRESVEELLESAGYAARSYTSAAALLDGGLANLDLLITDIGMPNMDGFDLRDHVRAARPDLPVFLITGRHEIADQSRAHGTAGFFRKPFDGDELLAAIDNALRRETNGG from the coding sequence GTGAACGCGCTACGGCCCGTAGTGGCGATCGTCGACGACGACCCACGCCTGCGAGAATCGGTCGAGGAGCTGCTGGAGTCGGCCGGATATGCCGCCCGGAGCTACACGTCGGCGGCCGCGCTGCTAGACGGCGGGCTCGCCAACCTCGACCTCCTCATCACGGACATCGGTATGCCGAACATGGACGGTTTCGATCTTCGCGACCACGTGCGAGCGGCGCGCCCGGACCTGCCCGTCTTCCTCATCACCGGCCGCCACGAGATCGCCGACCAGAGCCGGGCCCACGGGACGGCCGGCTTCTTCCGCAAGCCATTCGACGGCGACGAACTGCTTGCCGCGATCGACAATGCCTTGCGACGAGAGACAAACGGAGGGTGA